CaagttttgaagaagaatataatAACGAGCCAATCGAAACTCATACTGAAGCGACTGAGAATGCCGTGGTGGAAGAAATCGAGGCTACCCCAGAAGAAAGACAAAAGCAAGAGAAGAATGAAAGCCAAGACCAAAGTGTAGAAGAGGTCGAGAACATTGTTTCACCGCATCGTTCAACTGTCATAAAGGCATTATTATCACCGACCGATTTAGGTGTGGCCGCAGCTACTAAAGTTGAAGGTGTTGTGCCATTACCACCATCGGCCAATCAAGATGACAATGAAAGTTCGAATAACAACGCAGAGGGTGAAGACATAATCAGAAATGAAGAAGTCGAAGATGAGATCAAATCATCACTTGGCAACCACAAGTCAAGCCAGTACGCAAATGCGTTCGATTCGGAAATAATCAAGAGGGAATTAAGATCAAGATCAAAATATCAACCAATTCAGGTTTCATTCAATACACACAACTACTTCTATTCAGATAAGGACGGCATTAAAACTTATTCTCTTACTAAACCAAATCACAATAAAATAGATGAATTTTACGACCAAAATGAAGCTTTCAAGTTGCCTAAACCATGGTCACCCAATTCACATCCGGCATCAAGAGCGTCATATGCCCTAATGTCATATTTACAGTTATTTCTCAATGCGATCACTACAGTAGTGATTTTTAGTTTTATACTCTCATTTATCATAGCGCTTCAAAAGGACTTGAAATCCACATGggaacaaagaaaacatgAACTGCAGTACGAATCCAGAATTTGTCAAGAGCAGTACCTCACAAATCGTTGTAACCAGACGCCTGGCTTGCCGGCTCTGGGCGAACAATGTGCTATATGGAAACAGTGTATGGACAGAAATAACGATATCTTTTTCCGTGCAAGATCAACGTTGAGCGCAAAATTGTTCGGAGACATTATCAACTCATTCATAGATCCATTAAACTGGAAAACACtatttgttattttttgtgGTGTGATAACTTGGTGTTTCAGTTCGAATTTCTTACTGGGTTTTGTAAGAGCCAAGAGCTACTATGGCAATGGCATCAAAACATATCCCTTGCCATCTTCACCGAAATCGCCGACATCAGAAGAAACACACTCATCTATGACAGCATCTGGAGAGGACTCACACCTACTTAAGCAATAGATTGTGCTATCTGGGACAGTAACAATGCTTATCTACGCCATCGGACATCTCGGGAAGCCAACTCCGAAGCCGACAAAAATTGGATAGGCCTACTATATAAGGGT
This genomic interval from Saccharomyces cerevisiae S288C chromosome VIII, complete sequence contains the following:
- the BRL1 gene encoding Brl1p (Essential nuclear envelope/ER integral membrane protein; interacts and functions with Apq12p and Brr6p in lipid homeostasis; mutants are defective in nuclear pore complex biogenesis, mRNA nuclear export and are sensitive to sterol biosynthesis inhibitors and membrane fluidizing agents; identified as a dosage suppressor of a temperature sensitive mutation in the major karyopherin, CRM1; homologous to Brr6p); translated protein: MESFENLSIRDSFTSGMEHVDEELGGLSDLSISKQGPTLSPQLINRFMPHFPSSPSPLRNTLDFSAAKADEEEDDRMEIDEVDDTSFEEEYNNEPIETHTEATENAVVEEIEATPEERQKQEKNESQDQSVEEVENIVSPHRSTVIKALLSPTDLGVAAATKVEGVVPLPPSANQDDNESSNNNAEGEDIIRNEEVEDEIKSSLGNHKSSQYANAFDSEIIKRELRSRSKYQPIQVSFNTHNYFYSDKDGIKTYSLTKPNHNKIDEFYDQNEAFKLPKPWSPNSHPASRASYALMSYLQLFLNAITTVVIFSFILSFIIALQKDLKSTWEQRKHELQYESRICQEQYLTNRCNQTPGLPALGEQCAIWKQCMDRNNDIFFRARSTLSAKLFGDIINSFIDPLNWKTLFVIFCGVITWCFSSNFLLGFVRAKSYYGNGIKTYPLPSSPKSPTSEETHSSMTASGEDSHLLKQ